The proteins below are encoded in one region of Candidatus Eremiobacterota bacterium:
- the map gene encoding type I methionyl aminopeptidase — protein sequence MIILKSDDEIALMRESGHITATVLEELRNASGVGVTTRELDRIADSLIVKMGARPAFKGYKGYPSATTISLNDEVVHSIPNKRKLKSGDVVSIDMGVFYRDYCSDAAITVAIGDVEPEKLRLMQVTRESLYKGIRKAVIGNRLGDVSSGIQEHVESNGFSVVRDLVGHGIGRAMHEEPQVPNYGTPGIGPLLRKGMVLALEPMVNLGTYKVAVKRDNWTVVTEDGKCSAHFEHTVAVTEKGPRILTLPHGAAKNEEYPFS from the coding sequence ATGATTATTCTTAAGTCTGACGATGAGATAGCCCTGATGCGCGAGTCGGGACACATAACGGCAACAGTCCTTGAGGAGCTGAGGAATGCTTCCGGGGTGGGCGTCACCACCAGGGAGCTTGACAGGATAGCCGACAGTCTCATCGTGAAAATGGGAGCCCGGCCGGCCTTCAAGGGCTACAAGGGCTACCCGAGTGCGACGACGATATCGCTCAATGATGAGGTGGTGCACAGCATCCCCAACAAGAGGAAGCTCAAGAGCGGTGACGTGGTGAGCATCGATATGGGGGTCTTTTACAGGGATTATTGCTCTGACGCGGCAATAACCGTCGCCATAGGCGACGTGGAGCCTGAAAAGCTCAGGCTCATGCAGGTGACGAGGGAATCGCTCTACAAGGGCATAAGGAAGGCTGTGATTGGAAACAGGCTGGGAGACGTGTCCAGCGGTATCCAGGAGCACGTGGAATCAAACGGCTTTTCCGTGGTGAGGGACCTTGTGGGCCACGGAATCGGCCGGGCAATGCATGAGGAGCCCCAGGTCCCAAATTACGGGACGCCTGGAATAGGGCCTCTGCTCAGGAAGGGAATGGTCCTGGCCCTGGAGCCGATGGTGAATCTGGGGACTTACAAGGTGGCAGTAAAACGGGATAACTGGACGGTAGTGACGGAAGACGGGAAATGCTCGGCCCATTTTGAGCACACCGTTGCAGTGACTGAGAAGGGGCCGAGGATACTGACCCTGCCGCACGGGGCGGCGAAGAACGAGGAATACCCGTTCTCCTGA
- the infA gene encoding translation initiation factor IF-1 produces the protein MKEESIEVEGTVMEALPNAMFRVELPNGHKVLAHVSGKIRMNFIRILPGDKVTVELSPYDLTRGRIVYRFK, from the coding sequence TTGAAGGAAGAATCGATTGAAGTAGAGGGAACAGTAATGGAGGCCCTGCCTAACGCCATGTTTCGCGTGGAGCTCCCCAATGGCCACAAGGTACTGGCCCATGTGTCGGGGAAGATCAGGATGAATTTCATCAGGATTCTGCCCGGAGACAAGGTGACCGTCGAGCTGTCTCCCTATGATCTCACAAGGGGAAGGATAGTATACCGGTTCAAATAG
- the rpmJ gene encoding 50S ribosomal protein L36, with the protein MKVRPSVKARCEKCKIILRKGRIRVLCKNPKHKQVQG; encoded by the coding sequence ATGAAAGTGCGTCCTTCAGTAAAAGCAAGGTGCGAAAAATGCAAGATCATACTGCGCAAGGGAAGAATACGCGTACTGTGCAAAAATCCCAAGCATAAACAGGTGCAGGGGTAA
- the rpsM gene encoding 30S ribosomal protein S13 has product MARIAGVDLPRDKRVEVALTYIFGIGRSTSAKILSITKVNKDTRVKNLTEEELVKLREEIEKHHKVEGDLRREVAANIRRLIEINSYRGIRHRRGLPVRGQRTKTNARTRKGPRRTVGVKRKK; this is encoded by the coding sequence TTGGCACGTATAGCAGGTGTTGATTTACCAAGAGACAAGCGTGTAGAGGTTGCGCTTACCTATATTTTCGGGATAGGCCGCAGCACAAGCGCGAAGATCCTCTCAATAACCAAGGTCAACAAGGATACCCGGGTGAAGAACCTCACCGAGGAGGAGCTTGTAAAGCTGAGAGAGGAGATTGAGAAGCATCACAAGGTGGAAGGTGACCTGCGCCGCGAGGTTGCAGCGAACATAAGGCGCCTTATAGAGATTAACTCTTACAGGGGCATACGCCACCGCAGGGGGCTCCCTGTAAGGGGGCAGCGCACGAAGACGAACGCCCGTACAAGGAAAGGCCCTCGCAGGACCGTGGGCGTCAAGAGGAAGAAGTAG
- the rpsK gene encoding 30S ribosomal protein S11, which translates to MAKRGAGRGRKKEHKNIPRGVAHIQSTFNNTIITISDPNGNAVAWASAGGLGFKGSRKSTPFAAQIAAEAVAKKAMENGMRSVEVYVKGPGSGREAAIRSLQATGLEISLIKDVTPIPHNGCRPPKRRRV; encoded by the coding sequence ATGGCTAAAAGAGGAGCAGGGCGAGGGAGAAAGAAGGAGCATAAAAACATCCCCAGGGGTGTGGCTCACATTCAATCTACCTTCAACAATACGATCATCACCATATCTGATCCCAACGGAAACGCCGTTGCATGGGCCAGTGCCGGTGGCCTGGGCTTCAAAGGCTCAAGGAAGAGCACTCCCTTCGCCGCCCAGATAGCAGCGGAGGCAGTGGCAAAAAAGGCAATGGAAAATGGCATGCGCTCCGTGGAAGTATATGTGAAAGGCCCCGGTTCAGGCAGGGAAGCGGCAATACGCTCACTGCAGGCCACGGGGCTTGAGATAAGCCTTATCAAGGATGTGACTCCCATCCCTCATAACGGGTGCAGGCCGCCCAAGAGGAGAAGGGTGTAG
- the rpsD gene encoding 30S ribosomal protein S4, which produces MARYVGPVCRLCRREGTKLYLKGDRCYNDSKCAVIKRAVPPGQHGQMRRKLSNYGIQLREKQKLRRIYGLNERQFKNYFTRAERQKGVSGENFLRILERRLDNVIFRLGLSDSRSEARQFVRHGHVDINGHKVNIPSYQVKIGEIVAVREKSRSKPFVQESIEQSKSKKVPVWLELNYEKAEGRIISLPTRQEIDTQINEQLIVEFYSK; this is translated from the coding sequence GTGGCTCGTTACGTTGGACCTGTATGCAGATTATGCAGGCGTGAAGGAACAAAACTCTATCTCAAGGGCGATCGTTGCTACAACGATTCCAAATGCGCGGTGATAAAGCGTGCTGTCCCGCCGGGGCAGCACGGACAGATGCGCCGCAAACTCTCGAACTATGGCATTCAGCTTCGCGAGAAGCAGAAGCTCCGCAGGATTTACGGCCTCAACGAGCGCCAGTTCAAGAATTACTTCACCAGGGCCGAGAGGCAGAAGGGAGTCTCCGGCGAGAACTTCCTGAGGATCCTGGAAAGACGGCTTGACAACGTGATTTTCAGGCTTGGCCTCTCAGACTCCCGCAGCGAGGCACGCCAGTTTGTCAGGCATGGCCACGTGGACATCAATGGACACAAGGTGAATATTCCCTCCTACCAGGTCAAGATAGGAGAGATAGTGGCGGTGAGGGAGAAGTCCCGGAGCAAGCCTTTCGTCCAGGAGTCCATAGAGCAGTCCAAGTCCAAGAAAGTGCCTGTGTGGCTTGAGCTGAATTACGAGAAGGCCGAGGGAAGAATCATTTCGCTGCCCACGAGGCAAGAGATTGATACGCAGATCAACGAACAGCTCATCGTGGAGTTTTACTCCAAGTAG
- a CDS encoding DNA-directed RNA polymerase subunit alpha yields MLDVIEKPKIKSDSEENYGKFVIEPLERGFGITLGNSLRRILLSSITGAAVTHIRIEGILHEFSTIPGVIEDVTEIVLNVKKLNFKLLTEKPKTVKIEVKGEGRVTASDIQPDPEVEVLNPDCHVATLTEKNARLSMEMRVGKGKGYVAAEKQKAPEQILGLIPVDSIFSPIRKVKYTVEDTRVGQVTNYDRLILEVWTDGSVQPHDAVSSAAELLQRYLSFFTNLKPPSAVPVASGSVDQAQILDMPIEELGLSVRSLNCLKRAAVRKVGDLVALSEDDVMKLKNFGQKSLVEIKEKLTQYELSLAPPSREEV; encoded by the coding sequence ATGCTGGATGTCATAGAAAAACCGAAGATAAAGAGTGACAGTGAGGAAAATTACGGAAAGTTCGTCATAGAGCCGCTCGAGAGGGGGTTCGGCATCACGCTGGGCAACAGCCTCAGGAGAATTCTGCTCTCGTCGATCACCGGCGCCGCCGTGACGCATATCCGCATAGAGGGAATTCTCCATGAGTTCTCCACCATCCCGGGCGTTATCGAGGATGTCACCGAGATAGTCCTGAACGTGAAGAAGCTCAACTTCAAGCTTCTTACCGAAAAGCCCAAAACGGTGAAGATCGAGGTGAAGGGGGAAGGAAGGGTCACGGCATCCGATATACAGCCCGATCCCGAGGTGGAGGTCCTGAACCCGGACTGCCATGTCGCAACGCTTACCGAGAAAAATGCCCGCCTGTCGATGGAGATGAGGGTGGGCAAGGGCAAGGGATATGTTGCCGCCGAGAAACAGAAGGCTCCCGAGCAGATCCTGGGCCTTATCCCCGTCGATTCAATATTCAGCCCCATCAGGAAGGTGAAATATACGGTAGAGGATACGCGCGTCGGGCAGGTCACCAATTATGACAGGCTCATCCTTGAGGTCTGGACTGATGGAAGCGTTCAGCCCCATGACGCGGTGAGCAGCGCAGCGGAGCTTCTCCAGCGCTATCTCAGCTTCTTCACCAACCTGAAGCCGCCTTCAGCAGTGCCCGTTGCCTCAGGAAGTGTTGACCAGGCTCAGATACTTGACATGCCTATTGAAGAGCTGGGGCTGTCGGTCCGTTCCCTCAACTGTCTCAAGCGTGCGGCCGTCAGAAAAGTAGGGGATCTCGTGGCACTCTCCGAGGACGATGTCATGAAGCTCAAAAACTTCGGCCAGAAATCGCTTGTCGAGATCAAAGAGAAGCTGACACAGTATGAGCTCTCTCTTGCCCCGCCCTCACGGGAGGAAGTATAG
- the rplQ gene encoding 50S ribosomal protein L17 — MKHRKYTRTLGRKTAHRISMLRNLALSLFLHRKIETTHIRALELSKYAEKLVTLAKKGDLESKRRVFAQLRNKEIARQLFDLAKAQYSTRNGGYTRIVKLGFRKGDAAPIVLLELV, encoded by the coding sequence ATGAAACACAGGAAATATACAAGGACCCTGGGGCGCAAGACAGCTCACAGGATAAGCATGCTCAGGAATCTCGCCCTGTCGCTCTTTCTGCACAGGAAGATTGAGACGACGCACATAAGGGCACTGGAGCTTTCAAAATACGCGGAAAAACTTGTAACCCTCGCCAAGAAAGGCGACCTGGAGTCAAAGAGAAGGGTTTTCGCCCAGCTCAGGAACAAGGAGATTGCCCGCCAGCTCTTTGATCTCGCCAAAGCCCAATACAGCACCAGGAACGGCGGTTACACGCGCATCGTGAAACTCGGATTCAGAAAGGGAGACGCGGCACCCATTGTTCTGCTGGAGCTTGTATAG
- a CDS encoding energy-coupling factor transporter ATPase: MEDVCLHEPRLFTMIHVEGVTHHYHAGMPDEICALRDVTLQICQGEFVTLLGHNGSGKSTLAKLFNALIVPGTGKVTVDGIDTGNEQELWSIRSRVGMVFQNPDNQLVAPTIEEELAFGPENLGVPREEIIRRIDSALKSVDLEKYRSSAPHLLSGGQKQRVAIASVLTMMPKYLVLDEPTAMLDPRGQREIMHTLRELNEEQGITIVLVTQNMGEAHYSKRSIVMSRGEIVMDDEPRKVFKDMGRIQALRLDVPPISLLAHRLSAAGYGVSDELVTVEEMARALACLSGRRGEGNHEHH, from the coding sequence ATGGAGGACGTCTGCCTCCATGAGCCCCGCCTCTTCACGATGATACATGTAGAGGGAGTCACCCATCATTATCATGCCGGCATGCCTGACGAGATCTGCGCCCTGCGGGATGTGACGCTTCAGATCTGCCAGGGAGAGTTTGTCACGCTCCTCGGCCATAACGGGAGCGGAAAATCCACCCTGGCAAAGCTCTTTAACGCCCTGATTGTCCCGGGGACCGGAAAGGTCACCGTTGATGGCATTGATACAGGCAATGAGCAGGAGCTCTGGAGCATCAGGAGCAGGGTGGGCATGGTCTTTCAAAACCCTGATAACCAGCTTGTTGCCCCCACCATTGAAGAAGAGCTTGCCTTTGGCCCCGAGAACCTTGGCGTGCCCCGCGAGGAGATCATAAGGCGTATCGACAGTGCACTCAAGTCCGTCGATCTCGAGAAATACCGCTCATCGGCGCCCCATCTCCTCTCGGGAGGCCAGAAACAGAGGGTGGCCATCGCCTCTGTGCTCACCATGATGCCCAAGTACCTCGTCCTCGATGAGCCGACGGCCATGCTCGACCCCCGCGGACAGCGGGAGATAATGCATACCCTCAGGGAGCTTAATGAAGAGCAGGGGATTACCATAGTCCTTGTGACCCAGAACATGGGTGAGGCTCACTATTCGAAAAGATCGATAGTGATGAGCCGCGGTGAGATAGTGATGGACGATGAGCCCAGGAAAGTGTTCAAGGATATGGGCCGCATACAGGCGCTCCGCCTCGATGTTCCTCCCATCAGTCTCCTGGCCCACCGCCTCAGTGCTGCAGGCTATGGGGTCTCTGATGAGCTGGTCACCGTCGAGGAGATGGCTCGGGCGCTTGCCTGCCTGTCGGGGCGCCGTGGAGAGGGTAACCATGAGCATCATTGA
- a CDS encoding energy-coupling factor transporter ATPase, with protein MSIIEIRDLTHIYMRDTPFETEAIHKVSTSIEAGSITAIVGPTGCGKSTLIQHFNGILRPSEGRVTVDGTEVGAPHIDLRKIRQKVGLVFQYPEHQIFEETVFLDVAFGPVRMGFPPDEVADCVRMAMEFMDLPFETLRNRSPFSLSGGEMRRVALAGVIAMKPMVLVLDEPTAGLDPLGKKSLLGRLAELRDLQKTTVVIVSHAMEEIVEIADKIIVMKNGAVACEGTPREVFSKRGEIQEAHLLLPEYTRLMVRLNEMGLPVRDDIFTLDDSLYEIAKLLER; from the coding sequence ATGAGCATCATTGAAATCAGGGATCTCACCCATATCTACATGCGCGACACTCCCTTCGAGACGGAAGCCATTCACAAGGTCTCCACAAGCATTGAGGCCGGGAGCATCACGGCCATAGTGGGGCCTACAGGATGCGGCAAATCGACACTCATCCAGCATTTCAACGGAATCCTCCGCCCCTCGGAGGGCAGGGTGACAGTTGATGGCACCGAGGTGGGAGCCCCCCATATCGATCTCAGGAAGATAAGGCAGAAAGTGGGTCTCGTCTTCCAGTACCCCGAGCACCAGATCTTTGAGGAGACGGTCTTTCTGGATGTCGCATTCGGCCCGGTGAGGATGGGCTTCCCGCCCGATGAGGTGGCCGATTGTGTGCGCATGGCAATGGAGTTCATGGACCTGCCCTTTGAGACCCTCAGAAACAGGTCTCCCTTCTCCCTGAGCGGCGGCGAGATGCGCCGCGTGGCACTCGCAGGCGTCATCGCCATGAAGCCAATGGTGCTTGTCCTTGACGAACCCACGGCAGGGCTTGATCCTCTCGGGAAAAAGAGCCTGCTTGGCAGGCTTGCCGAGCTCAGGGACCTTCAGAAGACCACCGTGGTCATTGTCTCCCACGCGATGGAGGAGATAGTCGAGATAGCGGACAAAATAATCGTGATGAAGAATGGGGCTGTGGCATGCGAGGGGACACCCCGCGAGGTTTTCTCGAAGAGAGGGGAAATCCAGGAGGCACACCTGCTTCTTCCCGAATATACGAGGCTCATGGTAAGGCTCAATGAGATGGGCTTACCTGTGAGAGACGACATATTCACCCTCGATGACTCTTTATACGAGATCGCAAAACTTCTGGAGCGGTAA
- a CDS encoding energy-coupling factor transporter transmembrane protein EcfT has product MELMRNVTIGQYVPGSSALHRLDPRVKILLLMLMVLQIFLISQWWLIFLPFLFFLAVTAVSGLTFRYVLRGLRAVVMLVLITFLFNVFLTPGHPLWTFWCFTVTYEGFTFGLLMAMRLILIVLATSLLTLTTSPIQITDALEDLMKWGKPLRIPVHEVAMMMSIALRFIPTLMEQLEKIIKAQMARGADFERGSLIERVKSFIPILVPLFVQAFRHADELAVAMEARCYRGGEGRTRLRILKMGLNDFTAVALTGAFCILLCFVDGMKIRGL; this is encoded by the coding sequence ATGGAATTGATGAGGAATGTGACCATAGGTCAGTATGTGCCTGGCAGCTCGGCCCTTCACCGCCTCGATCCCCGCGTGAAGATACTGCTCCTCATGCTGATGGTCCTGCAGATTTTCCTTATCTCGCAATGGTGGCTCATTTTCTTACCTTTCTTGTTTTTCCTTGCCGTGACGGCAGTGTCGGGGCTCACTTTCAGATACGTGCTCCGCGGTCTCAGGGCCGTCGTAATGCTTGTCCTGATTACTTTTCTTTTCAACGTTTTCCTCACGCCGGGCCATCCCCTCTGGACATTCTGGTGCTTTACGGTGACATACGAGGGCTTCACCTTCGGCCTTCTCATGGCAATGCGCCTTATTCTCATAGTGCTTGCCACCTCGCTTCTCACACTGACCACTTCGCCTATTCAGATCACCGATGCCCTTGAGGATCTCATGAAGTGGGGGAAGCCCCTCAGGATCCCTGTCCACGAAGTGGCCATGATGATGAGTATTGCCCTGCGGTTTATCCCCACCCTCATGGAGCAGCTGGAGAAGATAATCAAGGCGCAGATGGCCCGGGGCGCCGATTTTGAGAGAGGCTCACTCATTGAGAGAGTGAAGAGCTTCATCCCTATCCTGGTGCCCCTCTTCGTGCAGGCCTTCAGGCATGCCGATGAGCTGGCCGTCGCGATGGAGGCGAGGTGTTACAGGGGAGGGGAGGGGCGCACAAGGCTGAGGATACTGAAGATGGGACTCAACGATTTCACCGCGGTAGCGCTCACAGGAGCCTTCTGCATTTTGCTCTGCTTCGTTGACGGCATGAAAATCCGGGGACTTTGA
- the truA gene encoding tRNA pseudouridine(38-40) synthase TruA: MRNLRLIIEYDGTYFNGFQKQTLPGMVTVQNRLEEALAKILNEPVKTVVAGRTDTGVHAVAQVVSFRTSSPRPAGEIKHALNALLHGAMAIHSVDEMPLRFHARFSARSRLYHYYILNREEPPSLGRSYLHHVRHPLDIEKMREASRFLEGEHDFTAFSTSIKEVKTAIRKIEHINILQGTHCAEKGKILYVPFEALYREGIILVELKANSFLRSMVRMIVAVLVRAGLGKMEPREVSRILAEKNPGLIHTPAPPEGLFLVKVDYQEGDSGSLRENNVP; the protein is encoded by the coding sequence ATGCGCAACCTAAGGCTCATAATTGAATATGACGGCACCTATTTCAACGGCTTCCAGAAGCAGACCCTTCCCGGCATGGTGACAGTGCAGAACCGCCTTGAGGAAGCCCTGGCAAAAATCCTCAATGAGCCCGTGAAAACCGTCGTGGCAGGGAGGACCGATACCGGTGTTCACGCCGTGGCTCAGGTGGTGAGCTTCAGGACCTCCTCCCCAAGACCTGCAGGCGAGATCAAGCATGCCCTCAACGCGCTGCTTCACGGCGCCATGGCCATTCACTCCGTCGATGAGATGCCCCTGAGGTTTCATGCCCGTTTTTCCGCCAGGAGCCGCCTCTATCACTACTATATTCTGAACAGGGAAGAGCCTCCGTCCCTGGGGCGATCCTACCTTCACCATGTGAGGCATCCGCTGGATATTGAAAAGATGAGGGAGGCATCCAGGTTTCTGGAGGGTGAGCATGATTTTACCGCCTTTTCCACCTCCATAAAGGAAGTAAAGACTGCCATACGCAAGATTGAGCACATCAATATCCTGCAGGGCACTCACTGCGCGGAGAAGGGGAAGATCCTCTATGTCCCTTTCGAGGCCCTTTACAGGGAGGGCATCATACTTGTGGAGCTCAAGGCCAACAGCTTTCTCCGGTCGATGGTGAGGATGATAGTGGCCGTGCTGGTAAGGGCAGGCCTCGGGAAGATGGAGCCCCGCGAGGTCTCCCGTATCCTCGCCGAGAAGAATCCGGGTCTCATCCATACGCCGGCGCCGCCTGAGGGCCTATTTCTTGTGAAAGTGGACTATCAAGAAGGTGATTCAGGGTCTCTTCGAGAAAATAATGTCCCATAA
- a CDS encoding serine/threonine-protein kinase, translated as MGSQQGVKDLMEKSEDLYFFAEDSRSSAAIIVVNMGEERPVNRENLAKAISWLSDKETAVLGIDVLLFKEPDADKEVAAALKSMKHVVIPDGAAFKNKWPSLEGVTEASALFPPEGDFPAGTIIRKDYLVRKEEGGRSCSFALALALQAKGIALDQVRLRTDNLQAGSGISIPIEWNRQEEAPLMRINYYRHGFPEIAWQELPGKPRELFRGAVVLIGSHQPQDLFATPLGPRTPGVHIHAHAVNTILTGRFVRRLHWAGDLLIMAVFCLVPALIAVFTRKPMVMVLSFLLLPVLYTLAALELFTRTGIQLRLFDPFAPSGLSFILAIAYRTFSRESEKDAGPAARSAAGAQAGPSEDLIITVSREIESVPLAAGETRRMPKDESAPVQQGYVLVPDFKKDAVIGKYRVLECLGTGGMGQVFLVDHLGLNVKRVIKVIRPDLLANPSVRERFHQEAEAAARLSHPSIIIIHDFGEISGVPYIEMEYFESHSLRYELKSHTPFPPERLVNLLDQIAGGLTCAHNAEPRPMIHRDLKPENILLSEKEHDKLKIIDFGLVKVLQEGVDKSASSSSPIGTPYYMAPEQIKMEHVGPGTDIYSLGIMLFEMATGKRPFDAGSCLEVLSEQLTKAIPSVHALNPSYPPEFDDVLEKAAEKDISRRFASVREFLDEVKKALSHY; from the coding sequence ATGGGTTCGCAGCAAGGGGTAAAGGACCTCATGGAAAAGTCCGAGGATCTTTACTTCTTCGCCGAGGACTCCCGCAGCTCGGCGGCGATCATTGTCGTGAACATGGGCGAAGAGAGGCCTGTCAACAGGGAAAACCTTGCAAAGGCCATCTCATGGCTCAGCGATAAGGAAACAGCCGTTCTGGGCATTGATGTGCTCCTCTTTAAAGAGCCTGATGCCGATAAGGAAGTGGCCGCAGCCCTGAAAAGCATGAAGCACGTGGTGATACCGGACGGGGCCGCCTTCAAAAATAAATGGCCTTCCCTTGAGGGAGTCACCGAGGCCTCGGCGCTCTTCCCGCCTGAAGGTGATTTCCCTGCCGGCACCATTATAAGGAAAGACTACCTCGTGAGGAAGGAGGAGGGAGGAAGGAGCTGTTCTTTTGCCCTCGCTCTTGCCCTGCAGGCAAAAGGGATCGCCCTGGATCAGGTCAGGCTCCGCACGGACAATCTTCAGGCAGGCAGCGGCATTTCCATACCCATAGAGTGGAACCGCCAGGAAGAGGCTCCCCTCATGAGGATAAACTATTACCGGCATGGGTTTCCAGAGATAGCCTGGCAGGAGCTTCCCGGCAAGCCCCGGGAGCTTTTCAGGGGGGCCGTGGTCCTCATAGGGAGCCACCAGCCCCAGGACCTCTTCGCCACTCCCCTGGGCCCCCGCACCCCCGGTGTTCATATCCATGCCCATGCCGTCAATACCATCCTTACAGGCCGCTTCGTGAGGCGCCTGCACTGGGCGGGGGACCTTCTCATCATGGCAGTGTTCTGCCTTGTTCCCGCCTTGATTGCCGTCTTTACCAGGAAGCCCATGGTCATGGTTCTCAGCTTTCTGCTCCTTCCTGTCCTCTATACCCTTGCTGCCCTTGAGCTTTTCACCAGGACAGGAATCCAGCTCAGGCTTTTTGACCCTTTTGCTCCCTCGGGTCTTTCCTTCATTCTGGCAATAGCTTACAGGACATTCTCCCGTGAGTCGGAGAAAGATGCAGGCCCTGCGGCTCGATCTGCAGCAGGGGCCCAGGCCGGCCCCTCTGAGGACCTTATCATCACCGTGTCAAGAGAAATTGAAAGTGTCCCGCTGGCAGCCGGCGAAACAAGGCGCATGCCAAAGGATGAGAGTGCCCCGGTACAGCAGGGATATGTTCTCGTCCCCGACTTCAAGAAAGACGCTGTCATAGGGAAATACAGGGTCCTGGAGTGCCTTGGCACCGGAGGCATGGGGCAGGTCTTCCTGGTTGATCACCTGGGGCTCAATGTGAAGAGGGTAATCAAGGTGATAAGGCCTGATCTTCTCGCCAATCCTTCCGTAAGGGAGCGTTTCCATCAGGAGGCAGAGGCAGCGGCACGGTTGAGCCATCCCTCCATCATCATCATCCACGATTTCGGCGAGATAAGCGGGGTGCCGTACATCGAGATGGAGTATTTTGAGAGCCACAGCCTCCGCTATGAGCTGAAGAGCCATACTCCCTTTCCCCCTGAGCGCCTTGTCAATCTGCTGGATCAGATTGCCGGGGGCCTCACCTGCGCCCATAACGCCGAGCCGCGCCCCATGATACACAGGGATCTCAAGCCTGAGAACATCCTGCTGTCGGAGAAGGAGCATGACAAGCTGAAGATCATAGATTTCGGCCTTGTCAAGGTGCTCCAGGAGGGTGTGGACAAGTCGGCCTCGTCGTCGTCACCCATCGGGACGCCCTATTATATGGCGCCCGAGCAGATCAAGATGGAGCATGTGGGACCCGGCACCGACATTTACTCCCTGGGCATCATGCTTTTCGAGATGGCGACGGGGAAGAGACCCTTTGACGCGGGGAGCTGCCTCGAGGTCCTCAGCGAGCAGCTCACCAAGGCCATTCCGTCTGTCCATGCCCTCAATCCCTCCTACCCCCCGGAGTTTGACGATGTGCTGGAGAAGGCTGCGGAAAAGGACATCTCGAGGCGCTTTGCAAGTGTCAGGGAATTCCTGGACGAGGTGAAAAAGGCCCTCTCCCATTACTAG
- a CDS encoding HDIG domain-containing protein, whose amino-acid sequence MEREKALALLKQHMKADNLIKHSIASEAVMKRVARKLGGDEDRYALAGLLHDIDVELTENMPEKHALIAMDLLPDSLPAEVRNAIKRHNEQNGSVREGTIDFALTASESLTGLVTAMALIIPDKKLSSVKASSIIKRMKEKGFARNVSREAIRECEKIGIPLPEFIEMGVESMKEISGELGL is encoded by the coding sequence ATGGAACGGGAAAAAGCCCTTGCCTTGTTAAAGCAGCACATGAAAGCTGATAACCTCATCAAGCACAGCATTGCTTCCGAGGCCGTCATGAAGAGAGTGGCCAGGAAGCTGGGAGGCGACGAGGATCGGTACGCCCTTGCAGGCCTCCTCCATGACATCGATGTCGAGCTCACGGAGAACATGCCCGAGAAGCACGCCCTTATTGCGATGGACCTGCTGCCCGACTCTCTTCCCGCCGAGGTCAGGAATGCCATAAAAAGGCACAACGAGCAGAACGGCTCAGTGCGGGAGGGCACCATCGACTTCGCCCTCACGGCGAGCGAATCGCTCACGGGCCTCGTGACGGCAATGGCCCTCATCATCCCCGACAAGAAGCTCTCGAGCGTGAAGGCGAGCTCCATCATCAAGAGGATGAAAGAGAAGGGCTTCGCGAGGAACGTGTCGAGGGAGGCCATCAGAGAATGTGAAAAAATCGGTATTCCTCTCCCGGAATTCATTGAGATGGGCGTAGAGTCGATGAAGGAGATAAGCGGCGAGCTCGGCCTATGA